In a genomic window of Nodosilinea sp. E11:
- a CDS encoding HAMP domain-containing sensor histidine kinase — translation MGSGFDIVEVVAEYRALRASVLRLWYLSDPQLDLSAIDDITRFNESLDQSLAEAVGSYTSRVDQSRRMFLAILGHDLRNPLNCISMAAQLVSRTTAAGPGSARALAMIQTNTQAITRLISDLIDFASTGLGSAMPLTCGPVDLEELCCKVCDEFCLAYPQRTLRFHPNGDLTGDWDAARLRQVVSNLIGNALQHGATERPVDLSISSNTSTVVLSVHNEGPPIPPEMLATIFDPLMRHTLPESTAQRVPGSIGLGLYIVREIVVAHGGTVEVVSTAQAGTTFTVRMPRSHPEDNSHVDAPAAR, via the coding sequence GTGGGCTCAGGATTTGACATTGTGGAGGTCGTCGCTGAATACCGCGCCCTGCGCGCCAGCGTGCTCCGCCTGTGGTACCTTAGCGACCCGCAGCTCGACCTCAGTGCCATCGACGACATCACCCGCTTCAACGAGTCGCTCGATCAATCTCTTGCAGAGGCCGTCGGCAGCTACACCAGCCGTGTCGATCAGTCGCGCCGCATGTTTCTGGCTATTCTCGGCCACGACCTACGCAACCCGCTGAACTGCATCAGCATGGCCGCTCAACTGGTTTCGCGCACCACAGCCGCAGGCCCTGGCTCTGCCAGAGCGCTGGCGATGATCCAGACGAACACGCAGGCGATCACGCGGTTGATTAGCGACTTGATCGATTTCGCGTCGACAGGGCTAGGCAGCGCGATGCCGCTGACGTGCGGTCCGGTTGATTTGGAAGAACTTTGCTGCAAAGTCTGCGACGAATTTTGCCTTGCCTACCCGCAGCGCACGCTGCGCTTTCATCCAAACGGCGACCTCACAGGTGACTGGGATGCGGCCCGACTGCGCCAGGTTGTCTCTAACCTGATAGGCAACGCCCTGCAGCACGGGGCAACTGAAAGGCCAGTTGACTTATCGATCTCTTCAAATACATCAACCGTAGTCTTGAGCGTGCATAACGAAGGGCCGCCGATTCCGCCAGAGATGCTGGCCACGATCTTTGATCCGCTCATGCGCCATACCCTGCCAGAATCGACAGCGCAGCGGGTGCCAGGTAGCATTGGCCTGGGGTTGTACATTGTGCGCGAGATTGTCGTTGCTCACGGGGGTACGGTAGAGGTTGTCTCGACGGCGCAGGCAGGCACCACTTTTACCGTTCGTATGCCGCGATCGCACCCTGAAGACAACTCTCATGTCGACGCTCCAGCCGCGAGATAA